One genomic window of Stigmatopora nigra isolate UIUO_SnigA chromosome 13, RoL_Snig_1.1, whole genome shotgun sequence includes the following:
- the LOC144206053 gene encoding uncharacterized protein LOC144206053 isoform X1, protein MSSYGTVTSKVDEDGSSQPDPHKNGTPLHSPLEFQDCALSPSLALSPTKPDMTEYSLLQKSDAEFMPLSACPDYSAIHEDDESSLSQYPLDQETVTTLREADLVAEATSVNVSSGSSDTLPDAVSGLPYQELTLQGSKSSVETSSATGLERDDDDGDDEESSHGLLPHSQSTPGVLSSKSTIKSETLPTLTSNNQEVDHANSCSDLLVVSDTSSSIKLGSEVPSSKSTAFPTQAHLNIEDRNPLYLQNLGIHRSPAEILTPFGPSGPIREPEFSPTDLSTIKDSAGGTPTKSTQSSHAGSPSKGDLSDGIASSASGHHGSLLTALPLEGTATATLSTNSISPELPSSHSNHSSNLSNQQTLSSLLPVQSEEPRESSSSVKVTVVSEDPVSPMRAEPEGCSAGPRLPLTTGPSSALDVGESHVLPDEPLPPADHEMALDVSDHQSVMSERSVESSLTLRVEELLRAQSPPAGVSDPKNKKKFIFNLSEGQFDSLELGKEDRQRVEEIKAAMHANNFVTSESSTDTESTMASGVAENIPLDLTKADQAHHVREKTSTNVKEPTSITNGARKRPDKPSLAGPPLLEVGCIPSISRKSPMEEEREMATEAESDDPSNRPNIAEDTTIPLNHVSRTRLTPLPKPVPLGRSPSSSSSSGTQASLEPPADMFVPLKRSSPVVSSADEGVGLSGPLPERDLQSQPISSSQRQSFRGKTMRSYTPETPVRDEGNDRAVALRPYKPRGANELFFMPEVEGRGPVSSSCTTMESSHTGLDDAVPPVFAPEVLGQCDAGLDRGVTIKHSRGIYSKKSSNAKATRYPGATVAFDEKHFQASQRETSVKAGFQVGGGATNTQVEQLPLLHADREAWLLEQLQRLSNLILATRGDNVPHYGRHYNENQTWIPRPRTLCPADRDESSTTTSTLDTDRLIRAFGTNRGHGTKNIKTPARLRKLYGDVAKQRERWEERGFRDIVAEASDVTGESSAAGCYTQTPRVSTSRMAVNRGSQAADVEVKHDVTRLHTRDVGTMFPPRPGHTQRSLNSAKHKKMTVLPRQPKAVWWFIPLQNDDFKENRPELEKEGAEPEQSTMWYHSNDIENPTRETLRPQQDKNDDDVLPESSHEVNPLPESSLEVNPLPESSHEVNPLQDALAARRADFILKSQRRTEILSLRRINGTLPGSVGLRRAVPWKEMIQRTKRMYERLPEVLHKMECEVREKQMQLNRLNLQIYNKRMNKHRLEKQDTLRHQYL, encoded by the exons TGCGTGTCCTGACTATTCAGCCATACATGAGGATGATGAGAGCTCCTTGTCTCAGTACCCTTTGGACCAGGAGACCGTGACAACATTAAGAGAAGCTGACCTGGTCGCCGAGGCCACCAGTGTGAATGTCTCCTCTGGGTCTAGTGACACACTACCTGACGCAGTCAGTGGGTTGCCGTACCAAGAGTTGACGTTGCAGGGCAGCAAATCCTCTGTGGAAACGTCGAGTGCCACCGGATTGGagcgtgatgatgatgatggtgatgatgaagaATCCTCCCATGGTCTTCTGCCACACTCTCAATCCACACCAGGGGTTCTAAGTTCCAAGTCTACCATCAAATCAGAGACGCTGCCCACCCTTACTTCAAATAACCAAGAAG ttgacCACGCCAACTCCTGCAGTGACTTGTTAGTGGTATCAGACACGTCCTCCAGTATCAAGTTGGGTTCAGAGGTCCCAAGCTCCAAATCCACCGCATTCCCAACACAGGCACATCTCAATATCGAAGACAGGAATCCG TTGTATCTCCAAAATTTGGGCATTCACCGTTCCCCCGCCGAAATCTTGACCCCATTTGGGCCCAGTGGACCCATCAGAGAGCCCGAATTCTCCCCCACCGATTTGAGCACCATCAAGGATTCGGCAGGAGGGACACCCACAAAAAGCACACAATCATCTCATG CTGGCAGCCCCTCTAAAGGAGATCTTTCAGATGGCATTGCATCTTCAGCTTCTGGCCATCACGGTTCCTTGCTTACTGCATTACCTCTGGAAGGGACAGCGACAGCCACATTGTCGACCAATAGCATCAGTCCGGAGCTTCCTTCTTCTCATAGTAACCACTCAAGTAATCTTTCCAATCAGCAAACACTCTCCTCGCTGTTGCCGGTCCAGTCCGAGGAACCCAGAGAAAGTTCTTCGTCGGTAAAGGTCACCGTTGTAAGCGAGGATCCAGTTTCACCGATGCGTGCTGAGCCCGAAGGCTGCAGCGCCGGCCCCCGTTTGCCGCTAACTACTGGACCGTCGTCAGCTCTCGACGTCGGGGAGTCCCATGTCTTGCCAGATGAGCCGTTGCCACCAGCTGATCATGAAATGGCCCTCGATGTCTCAGATCATCAGTCGGTCATGAGTGAAAGGAGTGTGGAGAGTTCGTTGACCCTCAGGGTTGAAGAGCTGCTGCGGGCTCAATCCCCGCCTGCCGGTGTGTCTGaccccaaaaacaaaa AGAAATTCATCTTCAACTTATCAGAAGGTCAGTTTGACTCTCTAGAGTTGGGCAAAGAAGATCGGCAACGTGTCGAAGAGATCAAGGCGGCCATGCATGCCAACAACTTTGTCACG AGTGAAAGCAGTACAGACACGGAGAGCACGATGGCGTCCGGCGTGGCAGAAAATATCCCCCTTGACCTTACCAAGGCTGACCAGGCCCACCACGTGCGGGAAAAGACCAGCACTAACGTCAAGGAACCCACGTCCATTACTAATGGTGCCCGCAAACGCCCTGATAAGCCCTCTCTGGCCGGGCCCCCCCTCCTGGAGGTTGGGTGCATTCCCTCTATTTCTAG AAAGTCACCAATGGAGGAAGAAAGAGAGATGGCAACTGAGGCAGAGTCAGATGACCCGTCCAACCGCCCCAATATCGCCGAGGACACCACAATTCCATTGAACCATGTGTCGCGCACCCGCCTCACCCCGTTGCCAAAGCCCGTTCCGCTGGGCCGTTCGCcgtcatcttcatcatcgtcTGGCACACAAGCGTCATTGGAGCCACCTGCTGACATGTTTGTCCCGCTGAAGCGCTCCTCGCCTGTCGTCAGCAGCGCAGACGAGGGCGTTGGCTTGTCCGGCCCCCTACCTGAGCGGGACCTGCAGAGTCAGCCCATCTCATCGAGTCAGCGCCAGTCTTTCAGAGGCAAGACCATGAGGAGCTATACACCTGAAACTCCAG TAAGGGATGAGGGCAATGACCGTGCAGTGGCACTGCGTCCTTACAAGCCTCGTGGTGCCAACGAGCTCTTCTTCATGCCTGAAGTGGAAGGCCGCGGCCCTGTGTCATCTTCGTGCACCACCATGGAGAGTTCGCACACAG GTCTGGATGATGCAGTGCCGCCGGTGTTCGCGCCAGAAGTCCTCGGCCAATGTGATGCAGGCCTGGATCGTGGTGTGACCATCAAACATTCCAGGGGCATTTACAGCAAGAAGAGCTCCAACGCGAAGGCCACACGCTATCCAg GTGCTACTGTGGCAtttgatgaaaaacattttcaggCGAGCCAGCGAGAGACATCGGTCAAGGCAGGCTTCCAAGTAGGGGGCGGAGCCACAAACACCCAAGTGGAACAATTGCCATTGCTACACGCCGACAGAGAGGCATGGCTCCTGGAGCAATTGCAGCGCCTTTCCAATCTCATTCTTGCCACTAGGGGTGACAATGTTCCCCATTACGGGAGGCATTACAACGAAAACCAG ACATGGATTCCTCGACCGCGCACTCTGTGCCCTGCTGACAGAGATGAATCCAGCACCACCACCTCCACTCTGGACACGGATCGCCTGATTCGGGCCTTTGGAACCAACCGGGGCCACGGGACCAAGAACATCAAAACCCCCGCCCGCCTCCGAAAACTCTATGGCGATGTCGCCAAGCAGAGGGAGCGCTGGGAGGAACGTGGCTTCCGTGACATCGTCGCTGAGGCCTCTGAC GTTACCGGCGagtcgtcggcagcaggctgTTACACCCAGACACCTCGGGTCTCCACCTCCAGGATGGCTGTCAACAGAGGCAGCCAAGCAG ctgaTGTGGAGGTCAAGCACGATGTGACGCGCCTTCACACCCGAGATGTAGGAACCATGTTTCCGCCGCGGCCAGGACATACGCAGAGGAGCCTAAATTCAGCCAAGCATAAGAAGATGACCGTGCTTCCACGGCAACCCAAAG CAGTATGGTGGTTCATCCCACTCCAAAACGATGACTTTAAGGAGAACCGTCCTGAACTAGAAAAGGAAGGAGCAGAACCTGAGCAAAGTACCATGTGGTATCATAGCAACGACATCGAGAACCCCACAAGGGAAACTCTCAGACCACAACAAGACAAAAATGACGACGATGTGCTTCCCGAAAGCAGCCATGAGGTCAACCCGCTTCCCGAAAGCAGCCTTGAGGTCAACCCGCTTCCCGAAAGCAGCCATGAGGTCAACCCGCTACAG gaTGCTCTGGCTGCACGACGAGCCGACTTCATTTTGAAGTCACAGAGACGCACGGAAATCTTGAGTCTGAGGAGGATCAACGGAACTCTTCCAG gtAGCGTTGGTTTGAGGCGGGCGGTGCCTTGGAAGGAAATGATACAGCGCACCAAACG AATGTACGAAAGACTTCCAGAAGTTCTCCACAAGATGGAATGTGAGGTGAGGGAAAAGCAAATGCAGCTCAATCGACTCAACCTGCAGATCTACAACAAG AGAATGAACAAACATCGTCTGGAGAAGCAAGACACTCTCCGACATCAATATctttga
- the LOC144206053 gene encoding uncharacterized protein LOC144206053 isoform X2 has product MSSYGTVTSKVDEDGSSQPDPHKNGTPLHSPLEFQDCALSPSLALSPTKPDMTEYSLLQKSDAEFMPLSACPDYSAIHEDDESSLSQYPLDQETVTTLREADLVAEATSVNVSSGSSDTLPDAVSGLPYQELTLQGSKSSVETSSATGLERDDDDGDDEESSHGLLPHSQSTPGVLSSKSTIKSETLPTLTSNNQEVDHANSCSDLLVVSDTSSSIKLGSEVPSSKSTAFPTQAHLNIEDRNPLYLQNLGIHRSPAEILTPFGPSGPIREPEFSPTDLSTIKDSAGGTPTKSTQSSHAGSPSKGDLSDGIASSASGHHGSLLTALPLEGTATATLSTNSISPELPSSHSNHSSNLSNQQTLSSLLPVQSEEPRESSSSVKVTVVSEDPVSPMRAEPEGCSAGPRLPLTTGPSSALDVGESHVLPDEPLPPADHEMALDVSDHQSVMSERSVESSLTLRVEELLRAQSPPAGVSDPKNKKKFIFNLSEGQFDSLELGKEDRQRVEEIKAAMHANNFVTSESSTDTESTMASGVAENIPLDLTKADQAHHVREKTSTNVKEPTSITNGARKRPDKPSLAGPPLLEVGCIPSISRKSPMEEEREMATEAESDDPSNRPNIAEDTTIPLNHVSRTRLTPLPKPVPLGRSPSSSSSSGTQASLEPPADMFVPLKRSSPVVSSADEGVGLSGPLPERDLQSQPISSSQRQSFRGKTMRSYTPETPVRDEGNDRAVALRPYKPRGANELFFMPEVEGRGPVSSSCTTMESSHTGLDDAVPPVFAPEVLGQCDAGLDRGVTIKHSRGIYSKKSSNAKATRYPGATVAFDEKHFQASQRETSVKAGFQVGGGATNTQVEQLPLLHADREAWLLEQLQRLSNLILATRGDNVPHYGRHYNENQTWIPRPRTLCPADRDESSTTTSTLDTDRLIRAFGTNRGHGTKNIKTPARLRKLYGDVAKQRERWEERGFRDIVAEASDVTGESSAAGCYTQTPRVSTSRMAVNRGSQAADVEVKHDVTRLHTRDVGTMFPPRPGHTQRSLNSAKHKKMTVLPRQPKVWWFIPLQNDDFKENRPELEKEGAEPEQSTMWYHSNDIENPTRETLRPQQDKNDDDVLPESSHEVNPLPESSLEVNPLPESSHEVNPLQDALAARRADFILKSQRRTEILSLRRINGTLPGSVGLRRAVPWKEMIQRTKRMYERLPEVLHKMECEVREKQMQLNRLNLQIYNKRMNKHRLEKQDTLRHQYL; this is encoded by the exons TGCGTGTCCTGACTATTCAGCCATACATGAGGATGATGAGAGCTCCTTGTCTCAGTACCCTTTGGACCAGGAGACCGTGACAACATTAAGAGAAGCTGACCTGGTCGCCGAGGCCACCAGTGTGAATGTCTCCTCTGGGTCTAGTGACACACTACCTGACGCAGTCAGTGGGTTGCCGTACCAAGAGTTGACGTTGCAGGGCAGCAAATCCTCTGTGGAAACGTCGAGTGCCACCGGATTGGagcgtgatgatgatgatggtgatgatgaagaATCCTCCCATGGTCTTCTGCCACACTCTCAATCCACACCAGGGGTTCTAAGTTCCAAGTCTACCATCAAATCAGAGACGCTGCCCACCCTTACTTCAAATAACCAAGAAG ttgacCACGCCAACTCCTGCAGTGACTTGTTAGTGGTATCAGACACGTCCTCCAGTATCAAGTTGGGTTCAGAGGTCCCAAGCTCCAAATCCACCGCATTCCCAACACAGGCACATCTCAATATCGAAGACAGGAATCCG TTGTATCTCCAAAATTTGGGCATTCACCGTTCCCCCGCCGAAATCTTGACCCCATTTGGGCCCAGTGGACCCATCAGAGAGCCCGAATTCTCCCCCACCGATTTGAGCACCATCAAGGATTCGGCAGGAGGGACACCCACAAAAAGCACACAATCATCTCATG CTGGCAGCCCCTCTAAAGGAGATCTTTCAGATGGCATTGCATCTTCAGCTTCTGGCCATCACGGTTCCTTGCTTACTGCATTACCTCTGGAAGGGACAGCGACAGCCACATTGTCGACCAATAGCATCAGTCCGGAGCTTCCTTCTTCTCATAGTAACCACTCAAGTAATCTTTCCAATCAGCAAACACTCTCCTCGCTGTTGCCGGTCCAGTCCGAGGAACCCAGAGAAAGTTCTTCGTCGGTAAAGGTCACCGTTGTAAGCGAGGATCCAGTTTCACCGATGCGTGCTGAGCCCGAAGGCTGCAGCGCCGGCCCCCGTTTGCCGCTAACTACTGGACCGTCGTCAGCTCTCGACGTCGGGGAGTCCCATGTCTTGCCAGATGAGCCGTTGCCACCAGCTGATCATGAAATGGCCCTCGATGTCTCAGATCATCAGTCGGTCATGAGTGAAAGGAGTGTGGAGAGTTCGTTGACCCTCAGGGTTGAAGAGCTGCTGCGGGCTCAATCCCCGCCTGCCGGTGTGTCTGaccccaaaaacaaaa AGAAATTCATCTTCAACTTATCAGAAGGTCAGTTTGACTCTCTAGAGTTGGGCAAAGAAGATCGGCAACGTGTCGAAGAGATCAAGGCGGCCATGCATGCCAACAACTTTGTCACG AGTGAAAGCAGTACAGACACGGAGAGCACGATGGCGTCCGGCGTGGCAGAAAATATCCCCCTTGACCTTACCAAGGCTGACCAGGCCCACCACGTGCGGGAAAAGACCAGCACTAACGTCAAGGAACCCACGTCCATTACTAATGGTGCCCGCAAACGCCCTGATAAGCCCTCTCTGGCCGGGCCCCCCCTCCTGGAGGTTGGGTGCATTCCCTCTATTTCTAG AAAGTCACCAATGGAGGAAGAAAGAGAGATGGCAACTGAGGCAGAGTCAGATGACCCGTCCAACCGCCCCAATATCGCCGAGGACACCACAATTCCATTGAACCATGTGTCGCGCACCCGCCTCACCCCGTTGCCAAAGCCCGTTCCGCTGGGCCGTTCGCcgtcatcttcatcatcgtcTGGCACACAAGCGTCATTGGAGCCACCTGCTGACATGTTTGTCCCGCTGAAGCGCTCCTCGCCTGTCGTCAGCAGCGCAGACGAGGGCGTTGGCTTGTCCGGCCCCCTACCTGAGCGGGACCTGCAGAGTCAGCCCATCTCATCGAGTCAGCGCCAGTCTTTCAGAGGCAAGACCATGAGGAGCTATACACCTGAAACTCCAG TAAGGGATGAGGGCAATGACCGTGCAGTGGCACTGCGTCCTTACAAGCCTCGTGGTGCCAACGAGCTCTTCTTCATGCCTGAAGTGGAAGGCCGCGGCCCTGTGTCATCTTCGTGCACCACCATGGAGAGTTCGCACACAG GTCTGGATGATGCAGTGCCGCCGGTGTTCGCGCCAGAAGTCCTCGGCCAATGTGATGCAGGCCTGGATCGTGGTGTGACCATCAAACATTCCAGGGGCATTTACAGCAAGAAGAGCTCCAACGCGAAGGCCACACGCTATCCAg GTGCTACTGTGGCAtttgatgaaaaacattttcaggCGAGCCAGCGAGAGACATCGGTCAAGGCAGGCTTCCAAGTAGGGGGCGGAGCCACAAACACCCAAGTGGAACAATTGCCATTGCTACACGCCGACAGAGAGGCATGGCTCCTGGAGCAATTGCAGCGCCTTTCCAATCTCATTCTTGCCACTAGGGGTGACAATGTTCCCCATTACGGGAGGCATTACAACGAAAACCAG ACATGGATTCCTCGACCGCGCACTCTGTGCCCTGCTGACAGAGATGAATCCAGCACCACCACCTCCACTCTGGACACGGATCGCCTGATTCGGGCCTTTGGAACCAACCGGGGCCACGGGACCAAGAACATCAAAACCCCCGCCCGCCTCCGAAAACTCTATGGCGATGTCGCCAAGCAGAGGGAGCGCTGGGAGGAACGTGGCTTCCGTGACATCGTCGCTGAGGCCTCTGAC GTTACCGGCGagtcgtcggcagcaggctgTTACACCCAGACACCTCGGGTCTCCACCTCCAGGATGGCTGTCAACAGAGGCAGCCAAGCAG ctgaTGTGGAGGTCAAGCACGATGTGACGCGCCTTCACACCCGAGATGTAGGAACCATGTTTCCGCCGCGGCCAGGACATACGCAGAGGAGCCTAAATTCAGCCAAGCATAAGAAGATGACCGTGCTTCCACGGCAACCCAAAG TATGGTGGTTCATCCCACTCCAAAACGATGACTTTAAGGAGAACCGTCCTGAACTAGAAAAGGAAGGAGCAGAACCTGAGCAAAGTACCATGTGGTATCATAGCAACGACATCGAGAACCCCACAAGGGAAACTCTCAGACCACAACAAGACAAAAATGACGACGATGTGCTTCCCGAAAGCAGCCATGAGGTCAACCCGCTTCCCGAAAGCAGCCTTGAGGTCAACCCGCTTCCCGAAAGCAGCCATGAGGTCAACCCGCTACAG gaTGCTCTGGCTGCACGACGAGCCGACTTCATTTTGAAGTCACAGAGACGCACGGAAATCTTGAGTCTGAGGAGGATCAACGGAACTCTTCCAG gtAGCGTTGGTTTGAGGCGGGCGGTGCCTTGGAAGGAAATGATACAGCGCACCAAACG AATGTACGAAAGACTTCCAGAAGTTCTCCACAAGATGGAATGTGAGGTGAGGGAAAAGCAAATGCAGCTCAATCGACTCAACCTGCAGATCTACAACAAG AGAATGAACAAACATCGTCTGGAGAAGCAAGACACTCTCCGACATCAATATctttga